AATCGATAGCTTAAGCTGATAAAAATTACCGATACTTATAAAGCGATGTTCAAGAGCGGAGCCATAAAAATAATCATACTCGCGACCGCCGCACCAATAAGCGCACCGACAATCACATCACTTGGGTAGTGAAGACCAAGTACCATACGAGACAATGCTACAAGCACCATGAAAGGAAACATCGCCGCAAGCAAAGCGGGCTGGATATAACCTAAAACAATTGTCACCATCACGGCATGAAGCGTGTGACCCGATGGAAAGCTGAAATGATCGAGTGGTCTTTCACCGAGCACAATCACCTGATGCACTTGATAAGGACGAGGTCGTGTTGTTTTATGTTTTAAGAATTTATAGATTGCCGTGCCAATAGAACCACCTAATAACAAGTAGATGATTTGCAGGCTATAGGTGATGCCTTGCATCCCCCACACGATTGCCAGCATTAGATACCAAAATGGACCGTCACCCACACGACTAATGATTTTGAAAAAAAGGGCAACACGCTGTGAGTGGGAGAAATTGTTAAGATATAAACAGCCTCTTAAATCTAAATCGAGTATTTTTATTTTTGCATTCTTAAATTTCATGGTCATTCTCCTATTTTAGGATACTTAGGTGAAGTCCACCGAGGGCTCCTTCACTACCTGATAAAATGCCTGCTCCAATTGCTGAACCGGAAGTTGCCAACCGCTTTGCTGTACTTTATGACAGGCTTGTACGCCCATTTCTCTAAGTTGTTGTAATGAAGGAAGCTGATACATTTGTTGTATAAAGTGGCTTTTTTGTCCGAGTGGGCTTAACCAGCCATTCACACCATGGGTTAAATATTGATGTGCACATGCATAATCATACGCGATAACTGGCAAACCGCTTGCCATCGCCTCTAAAACTACGTTACCAAACGTTTCAACTTGACTCGCAAATACGAATACATCGGCACTCGCATAGGCAGCTGCCAAATCTTGACCTCTAAAACTTCCAGTAAAAATAACACCCTTCGCTTCAGGCAATGATTTTAACCGAGCAAAATCTGGGCCATCTCCCACAATAACCAATTTAGTTTTATGTGGCTGAACAGTTTGTAAGTTGGCATAACTTTCAATGAGCACTTGCACTTCTTTTTCTGGCGACAAACGCCCTACATAGAGCATAACGCGAGTATTCTCATCAGCATCCCATTGCTTGCGTAAATTTTCAGAGCGGTGCTTTGGTGAAAATCTTGTTGTGTCTACGCCGCGCCCAACCACAACCAACGGGCAAGTAATACCGAAACCGCGTAATGCTTCTTGTGTATCTTTACTTGGCACACAGGTCACTTGAGTATTGTTATGAAACCAGCACAGGTATTTTTGAATCGGTTTGACTAAAAAAGCCAAATCAAAAAATCGGCTAAGGTCTTGAAACGGTGAATGAAAGCCGCTAGAAACTGGAATAGCTTTTGCCTTGGCAGCTTGCATTGCAGTTAAACCTAATGGCCCTTCAGTCACAATGTGAACTACATCTGGCACAAACTTTTCAAAAGCTTTCGATACTTTTAAATATTGTGGCCAACCAAACTGCAAAGTCGGATATTTCGGAATAGCTTGCGACATCACCAGACATTCTTGCTCTGGCGTAAAGTCATGGCATTTTGCTTTTTGTTCTGGGCGAATCAGTAAAATCTTATGTCCCAGTTTTTGCAAACCTTGGCATAGTTGTAATAATGAAAGTGCCACACCATTGATTTCGGGTGGCCAAGTTTCGGTAACAATCGCAATCTTTAAACGTGGGCGTACCAAATCATGCAATGAATGCGCATTTGATAGCTGCTGCTTTTGTTTAAAAAAGAATTGGAAGCTTTCAGGAAGTTGCTGTTGTTTTAATAGTGCTGTCGCGTATGAGCTTTGCATAGCGCCATCCATCAATGTATTTATTTTCATGCTTAAAGATTAAGCAGTTTTTTTGACATTTTGATGATAAATGCATGACAGTTTACTGACATGAAAAATAAAAAAAGCACACTGATGACAGCATGCTTTTTTCTTAAGACCTAGTAATACTTATCGATTTTGCAATTTTGCATAGTCCATAAGTACATTTGCAGCTTCAGTCACAAAAGTTTCTTCTTCTGGCAATGCAGGACGTTGTGATGCTTTCATTTTAGCGCGAGATTCAGCTAGAGCATCTAATGAAGCTTGATAGCTTTCCCAATTTGCAAAGGGCTTTTGACCACTTG
This region of Acinetobacter sp. XS-4 genomic DNA includes:
- a CDS encoding phosphatase PAP2 family protein; this translates as MKFKNAKIKILDLDLRGCLYLNNFSHSQRVALFFKIISRVGDGPFWYLMLAIVWGMQGITYSLQIIYLLLGGSIGTAIYKFLKHKTTRPRPYQVHQVIVLGERPLDHFSFPSGHTLHAVMVTIVLGYIQPALLAAMFPFMVLVALSRMVLGLHYPSDVIVGALIGAAVASMIIFMAPLLNIAL
- a CDS encoding glycosyltransferase family 1 protein — protein: MDGAMQSSYATALLKQQQLPESFQFFFKQKQQLSNAHSLHDLVRPRLKIAIVTETWPPEINGVALSLLQLCQGLQKLGHKILLIRPEQKAKCHDFTPEQECLVMSQAIPKYPTLQFGWPQYLKVSKAFEKFVPDVVHIVTEGPLGLTAMQAAKAKAIPVSSGFHSPFQDLSRFFDLAFLVKPIQKYLCWFHNNTQVTCVPSKDTQEALRGFGITCPLVVVGRGVDTTRFSPKHRSENLRKQWDADENTRVMLYVGRLSPEKEVQVLIESYANLQTVQPHKTKLVIVGDGPDFARLKSLPEAKGVIFTGSFRGQDLAAAYASADVFVFASQVETFGNVVLEAMASGLPVIAYDYACAHQYLTHGVNGWLSPLGQKSHFIQQMYQLPSLQQLREMGVQACHKVQQSGWQLPVQQLEQAFYQVVKEPSVDFT